The region CTGATCAGACCTACCACCATAATGTCATCTGCCAATTTTATTATGTAGCTGGAGCCGTGGTCAGATATCAACACACAGCCCTGTGGTACACCGGTGTTCAGAGCATGGGTGCAAAACTGAAATCAATGAATAGTGTTCTGACATCCTTAGTTGACCTGGTGGATCTGTAGGATATGGGTCAAGTGTTGGGGAAAGCATTTAGGAGAGGATCAGCCTCTCAAAATGATTGGAAACAATGGGATTAAGGACAACAGGGCAGAAGTCATTGAGGGCCATTGCAGCAAGTTATGGTACTGGTACAATGATGGCTGTTTTAAAGCCGGGAGAGACAATGGCCTAGGCCAAGGAGAGGTTAAATATGTCGGTGAAGACCTCAGACAGCTGTTCGGCACAGGCTATAGATGCCATCAGGGCCAGCAGCTGTTTCTGCATTTATCTACTCAGAGTGAAGCACATACCACAGGTGAAAAGTGTGAGTGGTAGGTTGTTGGGTGGGGGCTCAGCTTTAATGGGTGGTTCCGTGTTTCCACAATCAAAGTGAGGATAAAAGATTTTCAGTTCATCTGGGAGGGTGGCTTTACTGGTGGGGTGCTGCTTGTTGGTTTGTATTCTGTCCAAATGTGTAGGGATTGTTGTTCTTAAATTTGTTCTCAATCTGCAGTGTGTAGCTATGTTTAGATGTCTTAATTCCCCTCTTCAGATTATCCCTGGATAAGTTATAGGCTTCCCAATCACTAGATCTGAACGCAGCATCATGTGGGAGTCAGACTTCCTTGTTCAGTTATGGttggtttatgtttttattgtttttttgggtGGTTACCTCATTGACACACCCATTGCTGTGATGCAGGATTGAACTGGTGTAGATATTAATGCCTGGGTGGGGTCCAGTGTGGCCTGAGAAGCAAACACATTCCACTCTGTGTTCTGCAACTTGTGTTGTAGTGAAGAGTTTGCTCCTTCTAGCCACACTTTTACAATCCTTACTGTGGGCTTCTCACTTTTGATGAGGGGGTTGAAATTTGGGGAGTAGGAACAGGGAGAGGTAAATATATTGTCCAACATGGAAGAGGGAGTAGCTTTGTAGGCATCAGGGATGTTTGAATAAACATGATCAAAGTGTAGTATCCTCAAGAAGCCAAGtagcatttattttcatttcaaccatatacatctgatgcagtacacagtgaaatgaaacaacgttcctccaggaccatggagctacataaaacaacacagaactaaggacTGAAAAGGAAGTTGTCCAGCCACATGAAGTGCATAATGTGCAACttagtgcaaacagacaatacaatacactacaggacATAAAATAGCGCCGACTAGTGTGCAGTCTGTATTTGACAATTCTGTTTTatgtaaaatacattatttaccCCTGGACTGTATTGATTATAGTgttaagtattttttattttatggaaTGGAAAATTAATATTACATGTGTTCTTCCTTTTAAGAGAGGACATGTCCCATAAATTCAGAAGCCTTCTACTGTCACTTTAAGCATGTTCAATAGGGCGAATGCGTTTACTGTCCAATTTAATAATaccacctgtacacctgctcagaacGTAAAATAGAGGGCAATATTTTATCTAGAActtaaagttcattcattcattcattcattcattcatcttctaccgcttatccgaactacctcaggtagactagggatgtaccgataccactttttctcttccgaacCGATTCCGATACCAGAGTTTGCCGGTTGCCAGTTTTACGAACATGGTTGAAGTTtgacttaaatttttttttttgaacagtaGAACACTTTATTGCTAATATACATCTGCAGAAAATAAGTGTATCCTGGCaacttaataaacatttctttaacaTTATATCATTTAGAGATTAGACTTCTAAACAACTTCTTACTAAGATCCAAATTAAAACCATATAAACTGTAAATCTGCTGAAAATATTAATAGATTGCTTTTGATGTCAACATAAATAACAGCTTCCTGATTTGGGAAAGACATTATTGTTTGAATCATAGCTTATATTAGTCTACATTAATATCTTATTTAATTCACTGACATCAGCTGGAACACATTAAATAACACTTTTGGTATAgactagggatgtaccgataccactttttctcttccgaaccgattccgataccagagtttgccagtatcggccgataccgatgatttatttgtttctggcaaagaaatacaaaaatgcccatatgactggatgaaaaatgaaaacacaagaaagcttaaaaaagtattaatgcagtagcaaacagtacttttaacagttagtggtataacaatctaaaccatatatactgcaattattaaattaaattgttttctgaagaaaaggcaatattttaaagtgaatcttaaactagaactcttgaaacacaatgcaaaaggttcgttcgcctcacacttccagggtcggggttcgattcccgcctccttgtgtgtgtggagtttgcatgttcgggggtttcctccgggtactccggtttcctccccccgtccaaagatatgcatggtaggttgattggcatatctggaaaattgtccctagtgtatgagtgtgtgtgccctgcgatgggttggcactccgtccagggtgtatcctgccttgatgcccgatgacgcctgagatcacaggcacaggctccccgtgacccgaggtagttcggataagtggtagaagatgaatgaatgaatgtattatttattttcattaatgtaatttaatatataagtgtatttttcttataagttcaagCAATAGTTAGTTAATTGACATTATTCAACCACCACgggcatgggcgtcggaagtaaataaaaagtgggcgtgttctGTCCCACacataatggttccgacgcccatggatttcaggaagcaggcacgtggtcaatgctgtaggtaaaacacggaatggagtttaatttaataGGACATTCCTCAAGTGGAATGGATTAGACTGGCAGCGCTCTGAAAAGTGCGATACCCGTGACCACgggatcggtacatccctagtaTAGACCACACTCACTGTCAGTATAAatcagatacaaatacagataatgTCATTGGGTTACATTTTAGTAAATAAAGTGGTAGGTTTGAATGCATCTCTTCTTTTGCAGTGTCTGAGCTGAGGTTCATTCTTTTGGGGAAAAGTGTCTCAGACACCAGCAGTGTGGGAAACCTCCTCCTGGGCAGATCTGTGTTGGAGACTAAAGATCCTCTACATTCAGTACTTCagtgtgagagagtcagagGACATGTGAAGGGAAGatacatcaccatcatcaacgCACCTCATCTGTTTGACCAAACCTTCTCACATCATCAGCTCACACTGTGtattaaagagtgtgtgtctctatcgGCTCCTGGACCTCATGTCATAATGCTCATTGTAGAGCCAGAAAACTTCAGTGAAACAGACAAAAGACGAGCAGATCATATTCTCTTATCTCTGTCTGAGGAGGCCCATAAATACACCATGGTGATAACTACAAAGAACATAGAAATAGGCAGCAGTGTTGATCCAGTGGAGGAGAATGTCATACAGAAGATCATTGTTGAACGTAATTACAGACATTTAAACTTCAGTGGATGCACCCAGGCCGATCTTGTGGAGAAGATGGAAGAGATGGTCAAGGAGAATAAAGGAAGTCTTTTCTGTGACATTTATGAAGATGCTGAGACTGCAATAGGCCAACATGAGTCTGAGCAAATCATAGAGCAACCAGAACATGAAGTAACTGAAACTCTAGAAGAGCACATTCAAACAAACAGGAATGTCTGTtccaacacacaaaaaaatccacatttaAAGAACTTAAAGTTAGTAAAGAAGCAACACAGTGGTAAGTACTGACCCCACATTTACAAATgatcattatatataacatcCCGCACGTAGCTCGCGTTTCTAGGGGTTTTTAGAACCTAACATATTAAAAAGCGGAAAGAGCATAACCCAGGCCCTGCCACAGCACCACACCAACAACATTCCGTATcaaatttaaaggtttattCAAGCATCTGGGTATTACAGGAAGAAAATCAGGTCAAGTTCAACTGAGGAAGGGAACAAAATATCGGAAGGGGGcaacactaaaataaacaaaagttcaCTGCCTGGGGAGTGGAAATCTTGATAATCTAGaacacaaaagtaaaataaaaaaacagataccTGAACTCACTCCCTAactaacacaaaacaggagaaaacaaggattcacaaaataaaatggcacCCACCTCCCTACCATTCCCAAAATTACATGAGATAACAAAAAGAACAATCAGCACCAAAGTCACTGATCACTAGAACATTGGATAATGAGCACAACATGGGATTCAATACACCACACCAGGCAGGACACAGATCATGCTCTTGGAGAAAAAGGGCTCACCGAACTGAGCCTTCTGCTGTGCTTTTAAACTCCGTCCCTCCCGGTTGGTAAACAGGTGCAGCTGGGAGGAAGCAATTAGGTGACCTGAGAGCAGACAGTGGGAGGAGCCACAGGAGAGCAGGAGACAACACAACAGCAAccacaggacaagacaaaatatACGTCTTTGGAcgtaactatatatatatatatatatatatatatatatatatatatatatatatatatatatatatatatatatatgggatatataaatagaatattataatgtatatcctaaattcatatatttctgtacagctgctttgtGATATTGAACTTTATTgaaattgttaaaaaacaaaataaatcagagtAAAAGTGTATATATGATAACTTACTCACAGTAAACTTGCTAATTACTGCCTGTCCACACCCCAGGGTAATTAATTCATGATTTAAATAATCTGTCTTTTATTGTAGAATTAAAACAGACTCCACATTTGAAGCTAGTGCTGCTGGGCAAGGAAAATATAAAGGCCCCAGGATCTAAAGTGAAagaagtttgtggacacctgatcacgCTGGTGGAGTTGCCTGCTCTCTACAACACTAAACTCtcagaacaggaagtgatgcatCAGACTCTacactgtgtctctgtctgtaatCCTGGAGTTCATGCTTTCTTCATCATTGTTCCTGAAGGTCTTCTCACTGATGAAGTTAAAGCAGAAATAGAGATGTTTCAGAGGATCTTCAGCTCCAGAGTTTATGACCACACCATATTCATCATCACCCAGAAGTCACCAAAGAAAGACTTAGATAAAGAGCTTCAGGCTTTGATAAAGACATTTGGAGGACGATACATTTTATACAGCAggaaaataaatgcagaaaatcTGTTCCCACATGTTAAAGACCTtcttacaaaaaacaacaatcgtCAGTATACGATGACCATGTACGCTGAGGCCCAGGTTGAAGCACAGCTGACATACAAACGTACAATTCACTATCTGGAAAAACAAATGATTGAACTCAAGAGAAACAGACGTCAAACACAAGGTAACATGTTTACTGATTTAAAATAGGAGTTTATCGGTCTGATTGCTATTTGTAGATGGAAAAGGGCAAATGTTCTTATAAACACAGGAACTGTTCTAAACAtgatcacatttacatttcaattaaatctagagatgtcattttaatttttttgacaaACTTTGATATTATTGTCCAATAGCTCTGACATGTTTATGCCtatgaattatttttaagaTCAGTGATTCTTCTTATTTGTACAGATTTGTCAAAAAGCCCTGACACACTCAGAATTGTGCTGTTGGGGAAGACTGGAGTTGGGAAGAGCGCATCAGGAAACACCATCCTGGGGAAAGACGTATTTAAAGAAATGCCGTCATTTCAGTCAGTTACTACTGTGTGTCAGAAAGAGACAGCAGAGGTCAATGGGAGACAGATTACTGTGATCGACACTCCAGGACTGTTCGACACTAAAGTTCAAAATGAAGAGATCAGGAAAGAGATTGTTAAATGTATCTCAATGGCATCACCTGGTCCTCATGTGTTCCTGCTGACACTGAAAATAGGACAACGCCTCACAGAGGAGGAAACAGATACAGTGGAAATCATTGAGAAGACTTTTGGTAAAGCATCCAACATGTACACAATCATCCTCTTCACCAGGGGCGATGAACTTAAAGGACTTCCATTTGAACAGTACATTGAAAATGCTGGatcatttttaaacacacttttGTTTGCATGTGGTAAAAGATACCATGTTCTCAACAACAATGATAAATCCAGCAACACCCAGGTCCTGACTCTACTGGATAAAATCCACTTAATGGTGAAGGTGAATGGAGGAAGCTGCTACACTAATGAGATGTTCCAGAAGGTTGAAGGAGctctagaagaagaaaaagagagaatcctgaaagagagagaggagcagatagagagggagaaagaagaaCTGAAGACCAAATATGAAGCTAAAATGGAGGAAATGAGAAGAGAAAtgcagaaacaaaaagaaagacaagaggcagaagagagacaaaaagaggaaCAATTTAAACAGAgagaagaacaaataaaaagagaaatgacAGAAAGGGAACAAAATCTAAGAGAAGATTtctggaagagaagagaagaagatgaCTCGATGATGAAGGAAAAGATGcgagaaataaacagagaaagagaggagaacaggaaacagtgggaacgacagagagaggaagatcaGAAACGGAGAGATCAGgaggagaaggaaagaaggaggagggaagaagaatggaAGGAGCATCAgagaaaggagaaggagaagtttaaaagagaaaaagaagagatgaaaaataataaagaggaAGAATTAAAGAAACTGCAGAAGGAGTATGAAGAGAAGGCAGCAGAGGAAGACAGGAGAATAAGGGATTtagaggagaaaataaagaatgcaGAGGAAAGTAAAAAGAAGGAACTCCAAGATCTAAAGTTATCTCAACAacgagagagacagcagaggatgagggaggaggaggagaagagaaaagaccAGCAGGATAACTGGGAGAAAAGAATCACTGCTATGGAGGAAAAGTGGAGTTTAGAGCAGATCAGGAAGGAGAAACAATATGAAtgggaaagacagaaagaaaaggaggagaaagatttaaaagaaaaggaaagaaaagagaaagaagaacaagaaaggAGAAGAATTGAGAATGAGGCAAATGATAAGATAAGAATGATGGAAGAACAGCTAAAGGTACAAAGAGAggaagatgagagagaaagaaagaaaaaagatgaagaacaCAGAAAGGAGATGGAAGAAAATCTACAGAAACAAAGGGAAGAtttcagaaaagagaaagaagaacaagagacaaaacaccaagaggagaaagagagaaatctgTCCTTCATTCAAGAGCTGCACAAGAACCAGCTGGAGACTCtgaagagagagactgaagaaGCAGCAAGGAAACAGGCAGAGGAAGAATTTTCTGCTGAACTTGATGCTAAAGTTAAAGAGGCTAAAGAAGAAGGATTAGAAGAAGGCCGTGCAGAGGTAGAGGCAGAAAGAACAAGACTCGGCAGAAAAGTagataaaattataaatgactggtctgggaaaaaaagaaaaaaagaaaaatgaatgaaaactgaTTGAAATTTAATTCTGtaattatttgatttcatttctgTATATTGGTAAACTTGCTGAGTGCAAAGTTAAATGTAAGTATAATTAACACAACATATGATCCATGTACTTGGTGGTCCACTGGCTAGGATcccatgtgtatatatgtagacGGAGAATAGCTGTGGGGAGAGGATAAGGAacaccagtgctgattgtccaaatgctggaggtgacacctcccagtctcacctgttgtttcctgcctgtcaggaagctggtgatccactgacagatggaagggggtacagtgagccttaggagtttggagtgaagaatttccggaattattgtattaaaagccgaactaAAGTCAACAACCAGAATCTggtatgtccctgggcagtcctggtgttgcagaatgtagtgcagtccaacGTTGACTGCGTCGTCCACTGACCTGTTTGCATGGTAGACAAACTGTAGGGGaaccagcatctgttctgtgacaGACTTTAGGTGGGTCAATAtcagctgttcaaaggtcttcattACAACAGATGTCAGAGTGACAGGCCTttagtcattcagtccagtgatggagggtttcttggggaccgggatgattgtggagagtttaaagcaggaggggacttcacacagctccagagatCTGTTGAAGTTATTGGTGAAAATAGGAGCCAATTGTTCAGCACATGCTAtgagacaggagggggagaccCTGTCTGGGCCAGGagctttccttgtcttctgtctctgaaagagccgattcacatcctcttcacaaatCGTGAGTGCAACTTGAGTGCTGGGAGGAGTTGTTAATGGGGTTCCCAGAGGTGTGATGTCAGTCAGTGTGCTGGGTTGGATGGGAGGTGTGAAGATGCTGAAGGTGCTGATATTTGGATCAGACGACTcatttctgatcattttctTGCTTCATCTACGTTGGAATCTATTGTTAATCTCATTTAAttgtatatgtaatataaaattgtattttttttatataaataacgtACATTACTCGTAGATGCCCTGAAGTCCCTGAACTCATACTGAACTACAACAAATTTGTCCATATAGTGTAGAAACAGTAGAAATACacactaaagccctattcggacgggactagttttccaaacgacgtttgagttagaatttttttcagccgacgtctgtcatttca is a window of Tachysurus vachellii isolate PV-2020 chromosome 3, HZAU_Pvac_v1, whole genome shotgun sequence DNA encoding:
- the LOC132842114 gene encoding GTPase IMAP family member 9-like; amino-acid sequence: MIGNNGIKDNRAEVIEGHCSKLWYWYNDGCFKAGRDNGLGQGEVKYVGEDLRQLFGTGYRCHQGQQLFLHLSTQSEAHTTGEKCEWFECISSFAVSELRFILLGKSVSDTSSVGNLLLGRSVLETKDPLHSVLQCERVRGHVKGRYITIINAPHLFDQTFSHHQLTLCIKECVSLSAPGPHVIMLIVEPENFSETDKRRADHILLSLSEEAHKYTMVITTKNIEIGSSVDPVEENVIQKIIVERNYRHLNFSGCTQADLVEKMEEMVKENKGSLFCDIYEDAETAIGQHESEQIIEQPEHEVTETLEEHIQTNRNVCSNTQKNPHLKNLKLVKKQHSGKY
- the LOC132842512 gene encoding golgin subfamily A member 6-like protein 22, producing the protein MHQTLHCVSVCNPGVHAFFIIVPEGLLTDEVKAEIEMFQRIFSSRVYDHTIFIITQKSPKKDLDKELQALIKTFGGRYILYSRKINAENLFPHVKDLLTKNNNRQYTMTMYAEAQVEAQLTYKRTIHYLEKQMIELKRNRRQTQDLSKSPDTLRIVLLGKTGVGKSASGNTILGKDVFKEMPSFQSVTTVCQKETAEVNGRQITVIDTPGLFDTKVQNEEIRKEIVKCISMASPGPHVFLLTLKIGQRLTEEETDTVEIIEKTFGKASNMYTIILFTRGDELKGLPFEQYIENAGSFLNTLLFACGKRYHVLNNNDKSSNTQVLTLLDKIHLMVKVNGGSCYTNEMFQKVEGALEEEKERILKEREEQIEREKEELKTKYEAKMEEMRREMQKQKERQEAEERQKEEQFKQREEQIKREMTEREQNLREDFWKRREEDDSMMKEKMREINREREENRKQWERQREEDQKRRDQEEKERRRREEEWKEHQRKEKEKFKREKEEMKNNKEEELKKLQKEYEEKAAEEDRRIRDLEEKIKNAEESKKKELQDLKLSQQRERQQRMREEEEKRKDQQDNWEKRITAMEEKWSLEQIRKEKQYEWERQKEKEEKDLKEKERKEKEEQERRRIENEANDKIRMMEEQLKVQREEDERERKKKDEEHRKEMEENLQKQREDFRKEKEEQETKHQEEKERNLSFIQELHKNQLETLKRETEEAARKQAEEEFSAELDAKVKEAKEEGLEEGRAEVEAERTRLGRKVDKIINDWSGKKRKKEK